One Longimicrobiales bacterium DNA window includes the following coding sequences:
- a CDS encoding metalloregulator ArsR/SmtB family transcription factor, whose translation MAEYELGAELLQLVAERFKALGEPARLSILNALRAGELSVSEIMDETGLGQANVSKHLQMLHGLGFVERRRDGLYVYYRLADDDIFRLCDLMCGRIEREAEDRSRFFS comes from the coding sequence ATGGCTGAGTACGAGCTGGGGGCGGAGCTGCTCCAGCTGGTGGCGGAACGATTCAAGGCGCTCGGGGAGCCGGCGCGGCTCAGCATCCTGAACGCATTGCGCGCAGGGGAGCTGAGCGTGTCGGAGATCATGGACGAGACCGGTCTCGGCCAGGCGAACGTCTCCAAGCACCTGCAGATGCTGCACGGTCTCGGCTTCGTGGAGCGGCGGCGGGACGGCCTGTACGTATACTACCGCCTGGCAGACGATGACATCTTCCGGCTGTGCGACCTGATGTGTGGCAGGATCGAGCGCGAGGCCGAGGATCGCAGCCGCTTCTTCAGCTGA